Genomic DNA from Salvia miltiorrhiza cultivar Shanhuang (shh) chromosome 1, IMPLAD_Smil_shh, whole genome shotgun sequence:
CACCTTCGTATATCTTGCACCGCCGTTACCACTCAATGGGACTCGCTGCCTGACCACACTATCAGGAAGACTTTCGATACAAGGAACCCGAGGTCGAGATGACCTCCTAGGAATAGGAGTTAGAGCTGGAACTGGAGACTGTGGTGAATCAGCCTCAGAGTTGGGCTCCTCCGTCTGCAAACTTTCATCTGTTTGCTTCGATGTACTGCACTCTTCAGTATCATCTGGATCAACATATGTTAGATCCTCCGTTGTTGTGTCGGTgaactgcactgcattcctgtcCTTTTACAGcacattttcattgaatattACGTCCCTGCTTCGGATGACCTTCCTGTTTTTGTCATCTCAAAAATGGTACCCGAACTCATCTCCACCATTATCCAATGAAAAtacattttagtgatttggaGTCGAGCTTACTCCTGGCAATATCACTAATGTGTACATACGCGACACAGCCAAATACTTTTAAGTGAGAAAGTTTGATTTCCTTGCCGCTCCAAACTTCCTCCGGTATTCTGTACTCCAATGGTACTGATGTCCCATGGTTAACGAGATATGCCGTtgtgttgacagcttctgcccaaaattgtGTTGGCAGTCCTGCATGTATCCTCATGCTCCTAGCTCTTTCTGTCAACGTCCGGTTCATGCGTTCTGCGACTCTATTTTGTTGTGGGGTCCCTGGCATTTCCAACTTGATGCCATTCtggtaacaaaatttcttgaacgccatatcttcgtattctccGCCATTATCGGATCTCTTTATCCGTAAGCCAGTTTCATTCTCCACCATggccttccacttcttgaacgcCTCAAACACCTCTAACTTTTGTCTCAAGAAGTAAACCCACACCTTTCTCGAGTGGTCATCGATGAAAGTCACAAAGGTAAGACTTTCCGCCAATGGATGAAACTCTTGCTGGAccccaaacatctgtgtggacTAACTCAAGCTTTACTTGCTTCAGAGTTCTACCACTTGTGTTGAAACTCACCATCTTCTGGTAGTTtccctttcgaatgcatatacttgagccctttctggctcatgtgcccaagtctttggtgccacaaatttgcattcttcttgctatcagcaactacaattgtcacacacgcattcatcgttgtgtataggctgccagtatccttgccacgtgcaagaatcattgcgcccttagtgattttccaataatcacctgagaagtgtgtatcacatccttctcttgACAATTGCTTGACGGAGATCAAGTTCTTCCTCAACTCTGGAATGTGTCTCACGTCCTTCAATTTCCATACAGATCCATTGAGTTTGATCTGTACTTCTCCTATGCCCACCACGCTGCATGGATGATCATCTCCGAGATATACTTCTCCGAAATTTCCCGACATGTAATTTATGAAGGAATTTCGATTCGAGGTGGCATGGAAAGATGCTCCAGAGTCTATGACCCAATACTTGGCCCTTTTCTCCATGGAACATATCAAggcatcgccttcttcttcagccacaacattggcttcggtctttgtctcgtttccctttgaaggtactttacactgcgttctgtagtgtccgacctgaccacaattccaacattcaacagactttgatttgttggaattcttgtggATCCTGGAGCTCTGCCTGCCATTCCTTGACTTGCTCCGTCCACGTCCTTGACTTCTGGATTTTCCTTCAAGGGCTTATACAGGTCCTTCTGGTACAAGTAATcctccatttgcattttccaaaaaatccaaaattcacaccgttgaatttatcaattttggaaattttatcgtctgtcgacattgctcccactcgatcTGGACTCCTTGGATCGTTTCTGATTTTTCAGCTAACCACCGTGTTTAGAACACCTTTTTGTCGACAAACCGGAACCGCCGACAAATTTCACTATTCACGAAattcactattcacgtgaatagtaacAGCGAAAAAACATTAGAAAATATCTGCCAccaccgtggctctgataccagttgttgggaattatagacgccaataattccgcccaggattgttgttgggaaattagacACAACTAATTCCGCTCGGGATCAAGTGTGACGCAATattttggatatcgaccgatatgaaacgagaagaaaaatgacaccgatatttttaacgtggttcggccaaactgcctacgtccacggacccacaccaatatattagagaatctcaaaaggaggagtacaacaaaaataccacactgtattttgtatctgcctacgcagaggctatctctcaactcacttttatcactcgtgtataacttccatactgaagttttctctcacaagatttttctctctctctagcaaaattTTCCTTCTGCTTGGTGGTGTTGTTCTGGGGTTTGGAGTTGGGATGCTGCTGCGAGGATCATTATATAGGCAGGGGAGGTGGTAGGTGCAGCCAAGATGGAAAATTGTTTGCTGCCTTTGTTGAATGTTGCAGCCGCAACTTTTGAAGAAAAAACATGATGGTGGAAAGTAGCCACCCTTTTTTGACTAAcacaggaccatgaatttatccaacaaggtgatgaatcaaccgtagatcttgatgatctaagggctgaaaatggttcctaatttatattttaagaaacgttcttattttagccttcccctatatatatatatatatatataaatgcatgtaaagatatatatatatatatatatatatatatatagcactAATCATTAATTGTATGACACGCCATTATCAACAATTCCATTTCTTATAAAAATGTCGGGTCCGCTGCATATTCCGCATTACATGTTCCCGTTTCTTTCTCAACGGGTGTCGGATTATTACTTTGAGGATACTTGGCACTTCACCGACTCTTTTATCGAAGCCTTCCCGGAAGTGGCCTTTGATATCATCTCCGTTCCCCTTGCTAATAATATCGATGATAGGGCTTGGACTCACTCACGTTTCGGCGAGATTACGGCTCCTCTGGCGTTTGATTATCTTGCTCCCTCTTACCCGGTTGTTGATTGGGGTAAATGGATTTGGGCTGCTTTTATTCCGGTTCGTCGTTCGATCACGTGCTGGAGAGTGATCTTGGGTCGCCTGCCTACTACTGATGCTCTTCGACGTTGTGGGTTCGTTGGGCCCAGCTTCTGCCCGCTTTGTCGCCAAGTGCAAGAAAGCATTGACCACATTTTTTGGGAATGTAGTTTTGCGAAGGAAATTTGGAGCATCTTCTTTTCTTGGTTTGGGGTCGAAGCGCCTTTGGTTTATGATGTGGGGAGCTTGATTATTCAGGCCATGAGATTCGAAGCTAGCGCGCAGGTGACCAACCTTTGGAGGCTTGGAGTTGTCACGATGATTTGGGGACTGTGGTCTGCTCGCAACAAGATGGTGTTCCATGATATACAACCGACGCGGCAAGCGATGATCAGCCTGCTCTTCCTCTCTTTCAAAGAGACTTCGAGCAACTTTCGACTGGGCTGTATGGCAAATTCTGTTAGTGAGTTGCAGGTGCTCCGCCGTGTGAAAGTCGCGGGCAATCCAAGGCCACCTCCGACATCTATTGATGTTTGTTGGAAGCTTCCGCCGCCGCTTTGGCTCAAAGCTAATATTGATGGTTCCATCAGGGGAGAACCGACTACCATGCATGCGGGAGGGGTGATTCGGAATGCTTTTAATTCGGTGATTGCATGCTTTCATTTCTCAACGGGACCTGGATTCCCCTTCGAAGCAGAACTCTTGGCGCTTTTGATTATTCTGGAACGAGCTGCTGCCAATAATTGGTATAATCTTTGGATAGAGTCGGATTCTACTTACGTCGTCAACATTTTTAACAACCGCTCTTCCCCTGTGCCGTGGCATTTCCGTGGACGTTGGCTTGCTGCTCTTAAGGGCGTCGTCAGCTTTACTATCATTTGTTCTCACATCTTTCGGGAAGGTAATAAAGTTGCGGATTTCATGGCGTCTTCGGTCTCTCATGAAGGTTTCTGGTATCATTCGCTGCCGGAGATCTCACAGCTGGTGCATGAGGACGTTCACTCCACTTTTGTTAGGATGGGGCGCTAGTGTGCTGGTGCGTCGTTGGCGTTATTGTTGTTTGGTTTTCCCTGTTTCGTTGGATTGGGCCGAGAAACTTGGAGGTGATGGTTCGGCCAGAACTTCTGAAGTCTTCTCTTCCGCTCATCCAATGTGATTTTTTGCTTTCTGTTTTCCTCGTTTTTGAGGTTTTGACGCTGCTTGTCCCCGTCGTTTggggttttttgttttttccttttctctaATAAATTTCCTAATTCAGCAGCATAAAAATGTCGGGTCCAATTGTTACGAGCTACACAACTTACTCAGTTACTCTATCTTATGGagtgtactttttttttttttttttaaatgtcccACAAAaatgtgtattttattttttgaatccTTCTTCCACtaataaagatagagatgaCCCTTCTTCCATTATTAACACGCTCACCTAAtagtatttattaaaactcgttcCACCAACAATCATACTGTACAATACACATTCGTGTGTGCAAGAATTTCCCGCGTCTAGAACCTTTGAACAATAATCTactcaactatatatatatgacataCATTTTACAATGTCGATTCTTGTTTGGACACGAAATAAAACATTCCTAAAAATAATGGTCAAATATTTTCGTACCAATTAGAAatctttcatctttttttttttttttttgatgaaattacattataaataatacaaaccacacacaccccgcctagtggttattgtggccgagagtactcgaacctgtgacctcttggacaacaggcaaccacccaaCCACTaagccatcccaaggggacagAAATCTTCCATCTTCGTTCATCAATTGGAAGCCCAACATTTTGTGTGTTCACCACAAGGTAAAACGctcatattttatttgtttatttacgCTTATATGATTAGCATTGCACTAAAGGAGTAGTGTCTTTGATATGATTTCCATAGTCGTCATGCTTATCTCGAACGAAACTCTCGATGAcaccaaaattattttatttattttgtagtctattttgatattttctcttatttttggATATAATTGAGTAGTCGttctatatatatttcttgTTTTCAGTTTATAAAATTCAACACATATGAATGTTACACAATTTTGACAAAGTGATAgattattatatatagatacaaTAGTATAATATTACTTAATTATGTTTCTGTCCATTTTTGTTTCttagaaaattttattttgtttctgaATGTTCAAACTTCAAGAAGAGTGAGGCAGTTTTTGGGGAAGAACATATTCGGTGGGAATGGGGTTTGAATTTggcaaataaatttattcattcaatACCTAAACGATATTTCTCGGTTGTTTCCTTTTCAGCGGTCCATAGGAAGTAGCCTTGTTTGATGTGGACATTATGATTGAGAACTCCCCAACTTAAATATTCAAAATCACTCACCTTTCTAGATTAAATGTCTGAAATAATTATGTGTAGACTATCAAGAGAGTTTTAAATGGTTTCATTCTTATACGGGTTAagattccaattttttttttggtcgatAAAAGAGAATTTATTAGAAAAAACGAAAACGAGGTATCAGTGGTACCAAATTACAAAGAGTCCAGGACAAGCCCCTTAGAGCACCACAAAGAGAAAGGAATGTTAATGTCCACAATGTGAAAAATAGAATTCCAACTCAACATCCTTGCTTTAATCTCCTGTGTAACTTTTTGAACATCCCACACCTTTCCTTGGAACCTGCTCTCATTCCTACATCTCCACAGAATCCAGACCGTACCAATCCACAATCCTTTCAAGAATTTCCGCCATCTCTTATCTTTGCTTGCATGAATGAAAGATAGAAAGTGTTGAGATAAACCTTTTGGTGTCGCTGTCTTGATGTTGATCCATTGTTGAATATTGTTCCACACTTGTTCAGTTTTTGGGCAGTGAAGTAGCACGTGTTCCACCGTCTCTTCCGCCGTCACACATGCgttgcaccatctctcctcaTCTGCAATTTGGATCTTCCTTTTGAAAAGATTATCACATGTGGCGAGTCGATTCCTCAGGCTACGCCATGCCGTCACCTTTGCCTTATTAGTTGTAGGTGCATTCCAAACTTTCGCCGCTTCCACCGCCGCGCACGGcgcctcctctctcttttcctTGGCAATTGTCTCATACGCCGAAGAAGTAGTGAACTTGCCATCTTTTGTTGCCTTCCATCTCCAGCCGTCCTTCTCTCCTGGACAAGGAACAATAACAGAAATAATCTCCAAAAGTTGGTTAAAACAGCTCACTTCCCTCCCTCTCAGCCCCCTACGCTATCTCAACTCCCACGCCCATACTCCACCCTCCCATTTTCCGAATTCCCCCACCCTTCCTTTCTTGTCTTCACTCAGTTGAAAAAGCCTTGGAAACCTAAATTTTAGCGGTACACTTCCCACCCAGACCTCGTCCCAAAAACTAGTGTTCAACCCGTCCCCAATGACTCTAACAATATTATCCGTAAGACATCTCTCTCTAACTCCTccccttccccccccccccccttttccACAATGTTCACCCACCAACCTGGTCTCCCTCTCCCCCTTCCAACCGACCAGCCCCCCTCTTTCCCCCGGACCAGCTCACCATGAATCGATCTGATGATCTTGACCCACAACGCCTCCCCGTCATCCAAAAATCTCCAGAACCACTTGAACACTAAAGCTCTATTAAACCACTCAAGATTTTTCAAACCAAGACCTCCATCACATTTTTTTAAGCACATCACACTCCATTTAATCCATGGAATTCCCCCACCCCCCTCTCCACCCCCCCAAAGAAACTTTCCACACATCGAACCAAGGTTACGCAGAACACTTTTAGGAATAGTAGCAAAGGATAGTTGATACAGCGAAATAGCTTGCAAAACTGATTTGACCAGGGTGATTCGGCCAGCCAGGGATGTAGGATTCCTCTTCCATCCTTTGATTTTATTTCCCACATTTTCCTCAAGACGGCTCCAGCTCACGCTTTCATTTGCCCGTCCTCCCACCTTAACACTGAGATAGCTAAAAGGAAAAGCACCCACTCTACAGCCAAGCACCTCCGCCCATCTCCCAATCTTTTCTTCATCCATCCCCACTCCCATAAGTGAACTATTTTCCAATTAGAATAGTATctaatgataaatattaataaaaagtaGATGCATTAAgagaaaattgatttgaattttGACTTATTTTATGATGAGAGTCTCATACATATTTCTGTAACAGATCGATATCAGTTCTAGTTCCACAATACATTGGGAGGTGGGGTTGAGGTAATTATATTTCTGAAATAGTATGAACTTGAATATTTAAAGAATCTCAAAGAACGAGAAGAAACCTTCTTTTATATCTGCGTATATTATTCTAGTGGTAAAGTCGTTAATATTTAAGATCAAAAGGTCATAAATTTGAGTTCACCATCATACggtctttaaaattatttattcatcaattaagaagaagaaaaaagaacccctttctcttaaaaaaaaatagtgaaatcaACTTATATTGGCACGTGTGTAAATAGATGAAAaggttacattttatttttggaaatacTATCAACCCATACTTACAAATGAACAATGgttcaaattatttttcacaataattaattaaatttggcAAACATTATGGCTTGTTTAGTAACTGTTGGGCTTACTTCGTAAAAGTGGTCCAAATATTCCCCCACAACAACTTTCTTATACTTATTGGGCTCACCATCATTTGCAGGCCCAAACTCAGCTCCCCTTGGTGGCCTGTAAAACAACGCGACCGAGAACCGGCCCATATCTGGTTGGGCCACGGCCCGGTGCCACGAGCTCTTGAGCCTCCCGTTACTCATTATTTCAATGCAATCTCCAACATTTATGAGCAATGAGTCGCATGGCCATGGCACTGTGATCCATTGATTGTCCTTCATTACTTGGAGCccattttcggatccaaattgAGTCAAGAGAGTCAGGGCAGCAGCGTCCGTGTGTGGGACCAAGCCTATTGTTAAATCGGGTTGGGGGCAAGACGGATAATGGTTTATACGAACGTTGATCTCACTCGTGTGTGGATCAAAATATTGTAAAAAAGAGTGTGTATCGAGTGAGATGGCTTCTGCAAGGGCTTCGAGAAGTTCGTCATGAACTTCTCGAGCAGCCTTCACATAATTCTCTAGGGTTGGCCTGCCATGCCACATTTGGAATAGTATGAGTAAATTTGTTACCATGGTAGGCATAATTAGAAAAGGTTTGTCTTCCATACTTCAATTTTCAAATATTCAAAGTATATACTACTTCCTCTGtctcattgatcttgtcctATTGATATACTCCCTTAAgtatatactccattcgtcccattgatcttgtcctgtttttctttttgggttgtcccattgatcttgtcctgtttctattttttataatgattttacactataaataatattgccacacacctttacacacttttattaCACTAATTTAACACTCCTTAATAATCGtggccaaaagaaatgggacaagccTAATGGAATGAAGGGAGTACTAAATTCCACGAATGTATATTAAGTATGATGTTATGCAATGCTAAATTGGTAAAtaaaattcagtaaaaattaataaataataattaaaaattactccctccgtccccaaaatatttactctaattttctttttagggTGTCCTAAAAAAGTTTGCCCCAATctatttatcttttattttgtaCATGACTTCACCATCaactttataattataactgTTTAAACACTATTTTTATACACAACGTCACTATCATTTAACTTTCTAGTAGCTTTTATTCATTCTCGTGTCGTTCCCCTTGAGGCAAACTTTTgggagacggaggaagtaataaataataattaaaattaagaaattacatTTAGAGTctttatatatacaaaaatagaaaagtgtgtaaataaattcaatttgaatgataaaattgaatttgaaaaaatgtataattgaaaatcaaattcaaaatgtTGACcacattttttttgaaaagaaaaaatgttgCTAGCAACCAAGCAAATACTACGAAAGACAATGAAGCGCAACTCAATTAGTTAGACGGTTCTCCTCTAATCAATAGGGGGGAGTTTCGAGTGACCAAAGGGAGAAATGAGAAATCATTATTGATCCTCTTTGAaaagaaagaggaaaaaaaaaaaaaaaacaagcaaaTACAAACCTGTCAAATTGTTAGCCAATATATGACTtaaatcttttatttctctcttttcttattttatagatatAACACATTAGTTGATGATAATATATTACTTAAATCTTttattacttaaaaaaaatttaaatataaattataatcataTGTATTCAAACTTTTTCGAATTGTCatccaattaattgattattaattaatttttcaaattgTATATTAAAAAGGTATATACATATAgattttttctataaaatacATCTACTAATATATACTCCCATCGTCTCTTCAGATCAAGAATAGCAGAGCCCATTTCTATGGGTGGTTGGCTGGCACGTCCTTATTgagccaaaaaagaaaaaggaataaAAGGTGAGAACTGAGAAGAGATCATCCCCCAAACGATACTCTCTTacggaacagagggagtataaattatctATATACATTTaacattaaattttaatattatcatattaaattaatatatattatgtgAGGTATCATGATAATTCATGTGCATAACACAAATGGCGTACTAGTTCTACTTAATCCTAAACTAGTACGACATCCCATGCGATGCACGGtccacgatatatttatttatttaaataaattatataaaaatgtcaaaatataattatttagttAGACTAATTGgtataaaaaattatgttaatttaaatagtagtatttgatttaaaataatgtatagtaacaatattatcaattaACTTAATGATAATATTGACCCGCACTCAGATCCTGAGCCgcatcctgactcaaatcgtgtaaataaaactattagattatacaaatgacactgcctataattgataTTGTTCGATTATACAAATCATACTGTAacattttgaaatattatagtgtcattttcaatcttatagtatcatttaaaatattatagtgtaatttacaatcttatagtgagAATTACAAGAATTGTcgtttatatttctgaatagtgtcaattatacgcagtgtcatttacaatgttatagtatcCTTTATACACAacatcatttgtataacagaatagtgtcaattacaggcagtgtcatttgtataaccgaatagtgtcatttacacgatttgggttaGGGGTGAACAATCAGTTGGTTCGGTTGAAACCGATCTGATCTCTTAAAACCAAATCATCCAAACTTAAAAAAATGTCAACCGATCCAAACCAAAATTCTCCTTCCAACTGATCCGATCCAAACCATATTTACTTCGGTTTCGGTTTGATTTTCAGTTTAACCAAACTTTGATATActatttaatgtttttattttacaaaCATATTATCTGTTAATGAGAAttttataacaaaataaattaaatcaaccTCAACTCAAATATTTaccataaattaatataatatttacctATCCATTAACCAAGTTCAATTATGATCAAAT
This window encodes:
- the LOC131017913 gene encoding protein SRG1-like; translated protein: MMENIEKINHHNTKFIDENGQLQTIKIPVVQDLARLKTIPEEFIQNPVAAHPFPSNALLDAIDMAKLRSKSGRVMELRKLGSICGEWGMFTIRNHGLDPRVMEEVEQVVKEFFELPFEEKKSSVGTYMDADNMGYGRNFFKSKLQPLDWIDRLTMRAAPVGSADGLRVWPNNPPNFRPTLENYVKAAREVHDELLEALAEAISLDTHSFLQYFDPHTSEINVRINHYPSCPQPDLTIGLVPHTDAAALTLLTQFGSENGLQVMKDNQWITVPWPCDSLLINVGDCIEIMSNGRLKSSWHRAVAQPDMGRFSVALFYRPPRGAEFGPANDGEPNKYKKVVVGEYLDHFYEVSPTVTKQAIMFAKFN